From one Populus alba chromosome 17, ASM523922v2, whole genome shotgun sequence genomic stretch:
- the LOC140954799 gene encoding NADH dehydrogenase [ubiquinone] iron-sulfur protein 1, mitochondrial-like, with amino-acid sequence MPDINEEWIPDKTRFCYDDLKRQRLNDPMIRGTDGRFKVVSWHDALAVVAEIAHQFKPEEIVGIAGKLSDAESMMALKDFLNKMGSNNVWCEGNGPSPNADLQSGYIMNRGISGLENADVFLLVGTQGAYRDDGSGGDNYMEILRHLHNSLGFLDYSILNAAQAAALDLGLVPESIKGHHGDRGVYRANVILPASAFSEKEATYENTEGCAQQTLPAVPTVGDSRDDWKIIRALSEVAGVQLPYDTIGAVRTRIRTVAPNLLSMDEREPAIPFGLH; translated from the exons ATGCCT GATATAAATGAAGAATGGATACCAGACAAGACTCGGTTTTGCTATGATGATCTAAAGAGGCAGAGGCTAAATGATCCTATGATTCGTGGCACAGATGGGCGCTTCAAGGTCGTGAGCTGGCATGATGCCTTAGCTGTGGTTGCTGAGATTGCCCACCAATTTAAACCAGAGGAAATAGTGGGGATTGCTGGTAAACTATCTGATGCTGAATCCATGATGGCGCTGaaagattttttaaacaaaatgggGTCAAATAATGTGTGGTGTGAAGGAAATGGACCTAGCCCAAATGCTGATCTTCAATCTGGATATATTATGAACCGTGGCATTAGTGGTCTTGAGAATGCAGATGTTTTCCTCTTGGTTGGCACCCA GGGCGCCTACAGGGATGATGGAAGTGGCGGGGATAATTATATGGAAATCttg CGCCATTTACATAACAGTCTTGGGTTTTTGGACTATTCAATTCTCAATGCTGCCCAAGCTGCAGCACTTGACCTTGGACTTGTGCCAGAATCTATCAAA GGGCACCATGGGGACCGAGGCGTGTACCGTGCCAATGTAATTCTCCCAGCATCAGCATTCAGTGAGAAAGAAGCGACATATGAAAACACAGAAGGGTGTGCGCAGCAGACTTTGCCTGCAGTTCCAACAGTTGGTGATTCCAGGGATGATTGGAAGATAATTCGCGCTCTTTCCGAGGTAGCAGGGGTGCAGTTGCCCTATGATACAATTGGGGCTGTCCGAACTCGGATTAGGACTGTTGCACCAAACCTCTTGAGCATGGACGAGAGAGAGCCAGCTATACCTTTTGGGCTTCATTGA